From the Nitrospinota bacterium genome, one window contains:
- a CDS encoding DUF4340 domain-containing protein — MKGRRIWIASLTLAALGGIYYYLGHVKTGADGGAKSGPKLLDLDTAKAGSITIKKGAGTIVLEKAGAEWRITGPVKALAAAGAVDAIIIAASGLERGEDIGPAPNLADYGLENPDSVTFAQSGGSQTIKVGAVSPAGHGRYVMVDGSPNVYMVHSHDADDIFKNLFDLRERKLFRAKLSDVKSLTVKKGSAEITVEKSDAGWNLAKPAQGALDAGEVEQYLSKTLAAVADEFVEDNLADMKQYGLDRPAASITINTETLLIGSPTVKGGRYATMAGSGTLVRIPEDVHTSAPETPDMFRDLSLVKFDKNTVTKITLAAPGWKLSAETEKKKKESDETRWRIVEPQGKEADTAAIESILFELERARGTKLADAQAGVADLKMTITAGGKDKTVSLYSAAEKSSGRHYALSDDGKKYVELDGNTFNALNVKPSTFFDVRYFPVRSDEVGRIVISRHGQVFDIARKGDVYKMTGPEQRDINPESWSGLVWALTSLRCENAGKSRQNKPAIVMSVYDTLGNLVDEVTVAGRAPGGAYAATSRKRGADCGVPERFVTGDLIKILEDLMTR; from the coding sequence ATGAAAGGCCGCAGGATATGGATCGCGTCGCTGACGCTGGCGGCGCTTGGCGGCATTTATTATTACCTGGGCCACGTAAAGACAGGCGCGGACGGCGGCGCAAAATCAGGCCCGAAACTATTAGACCTCGACACGGCCAAGGCAGGCTCCATCACTATAAAAAAGGGGGCCGGGACCATCGTATTGGAAAAGGCCGGCGCGGAATGGAGAATCACAGGCCCGGTGAAGGCTTTGGCGGCGGCGGGAGCGGTGGACGCGATCATCATCGCAGCCAGTGGGCTTGAACGGGGCGAGGATATAGGCCCGGCGCCTAATCTTGCCGATTACGGGCTGGAAAATCCCGATTCTGTGACGTTCGCCCAATCCGGCGGATCGCAAACCATAAAAGTGGGCGCTGTGAGCCCGGCGGGGCATGGGCGTTATGTGATGGTGGATGGTTCCCCCAATGTCTATATGGTCCATTCGCACGATGCAGATGACATTTTCAAAAACCTTTTCGACCTGCGGGAGAGGAAACTATTCCGCGCAAAACTATCCGATGTGAAATCGCTCACGGTGAAAAAAGGAAGCGCTGAGATCACCGTGGAAAAATCGGACGCCGGATGGAACCTGGCAAAGCCCGCGCAAGGGGCGCTGGACGCGGGGGAAGTGGAGCAATACCTTTCCAAAACACTGGCGGCGGTGGCGGATGAATTTGTGGAAGACAACCTTGCGGACATGAAACAGTACGGGCTGGACAGGCCCGCCGCCTCGATAACGATAAACACCGAAACGCTTCTCATCGGTTCGCCCACGGTGAAAGGGGGGCGGTACGCCACGATGGCAGGTTCTGGCACATTGGTGAGAATCCCGGAGGACGTTCACACATCCGCCCCGGAAACGCCGGACATGTTCCGCGACCTGTCGTTGGTCAAGTTCGATAAAAACACGGTGACGAAGATAACCCTTGCGGCTCCGGGATGGAAACTTTCGGCGGAGACGGAGAAGAAAAAGAAAGAGAGCGATGAGACCCGCTGGCGCATCGTGGAACCCCAAGGCAAGGAGGCGGACACGGCGGCGATTGAAAGTATTTTATTCGAGCTTGAACGGGCGAGGGGGACAAAGCTTGCGGACGCCCAGGCTGGCGTTGCGGATTTGAAGATGACCATCACCGCTGGCGGGAAGGACAAAACGGTCAGCCTATATAGCGCCGCTGAAAAAAGCTCCGGCCGGCATTACGCGCTATCGGATGATGGCAAGAAATACGTGGAGCTTGACGGCAATACTTTTAACGCGCTCAATGTAAAACCGTCCACATTTTTCGACGTCAGATATTTCCCGGTCCGTTCGGACGAAGTGGGAAGGATAGTGATAAGCCGCCACGGGCAGGTGTTCGACATCGCCCGCAAAGGGGACGTCTATAAAATGACCGGCCCCGAACAGCGCGACATAAACCCTGAATCGTGGAGCGGGCTTGTATGGGCTTTGACCAGCCTTCGTTGCGAAAACGCCGGCAAAAGCCGGCAAAACAAACCGGCGATTGTGATGTCGGTCTATGATACCCTTGGAAACCTGGTGGACGAAGTTACCGTCGCCGGCCGCGCCCCCGGCGGGGCCTATGCGGCCACGAGCCGTAAACGCGGGGCCGATTGCGGCGTGCCGGAACGGTTTGTCACCGGCGATTTGATTAAAATTCTTGAAGACCTGATGACGCGATGA
- the dnaJ gene encoding molecular chaperone DnaJ: MTKQDYYELLEVARNASPEDIKKAYRKKAYQYHPDQNPDNPEAEEKFKAASEAYEVLRDPEKRGLYDRFGHDGLKKSGFSGFGGFEDIFTSFGDIFEDFFGFGGGRGRPDGARRGSDLRYDMQIEFMDAVRGVEKEVEVEKYITCSVCHGSRSEKGKKASTCATCRGTGKVVRSQGFFSISTACPTCHGEGVKITHPCKNCHGMGMTLEKKKLSVKIPAGVDTGSQLRLQGEGEPGRNGGPAGSLYVVIYVKESDKFQRHGDDVLVTVPVTFSQAALGADIKISTLDGEESFTAPAGTQSDTLHKLEGRGVPHLRHYGKGDLIIRLVVVTPAKISKRQEELLRELAELDGGEVRPHQKGFFEKFMG; encoded by the coding sequence ATGACGAAGCAGGATTATTACGAATTATTGGAAGTGGCCCGCAACGCCTCCCCGGAGGATATAAAGAAGGCCTACCGGAAAAAGGCGTATCAATACCATCCCGACCAGAATCCGGACAACCCGGAAGCGGAGGAGAAATTCAAGGCCGCCTCCGAGGCTTATGAAGTGCTGCGCGACCCGGAAAAACGCGGGTTGTATGACCGCTTTGGCCACGACGGGCTGAAGAAATCGGGCTTCTCCGGCTTCGGCGGGTTCGAGGACATATTCACATCGTTCGGCGACATTTTCGAGGACTTTTTCGGGTTCGGCGGCGGACGTGGCAGGCCGGACGGCGCGCGGCGGGGCTCGGACCTGCGGTATGACATGCAGATAGAGTTCATGGACGCGGTGCGCGGAGTTGAAAAAGAAGTCGAGGTGGAAAAATATATCACCTGCTCCGTGTGCCACGGGTCGCGATCCGAAAAAGGGAAGAAAGCTTCCACCTGCGCCACATGCCGGGGGACGGGGAAGGTGGTGCGGTCTCAAGGGTTTTTCTCCATATCCACGGCATGCCCCACGTGCCACGGCGAAGGGGTGAAGATCACCCATCCGTGCAAGAACTGCCATGGGATGGGGATGACGCTGGAGAAAAAGAAGCTGTCGGTGAAAATCCCGGCTGGGGTGGACACAGGATCGCAGCTTCGCCTGCAAGGGGAGGGCGAACCGGGGCGGAACGGCGGCCCTGCGGGGTCGCTGTATGTGGTGATATATGTGAAGGAGAGCGATAAGTTCCAGCGTCATGGCGACGATGTGCTGGTGACAGTGCCGGTGACATTCTCCCAGGCGGCGCTCGGGGCGGACATCAAGATATCCACATTGGACGGGGAGGAGAGCTTTACGGCGCCCGCAGGGACGCAGTCAGACACGCTCCACAAGCTGGAGGGCAGGGGAGTGCCTCACCTTCGCCATTATGGGAAGGGGGACCTGATCATACGTCTCGTGGTGGTCACGCCGGCAAAGATAAGCAAACGGCAGGAAGAACTATTGCGCGAGCTTGCGGAGCTGGACGGCGGTGAAGTGCGGCCGCATCAAAAGGGGTTTTTCGAGAAGTTCATGGGGTAG
- a CDS encoding ABC transporter ATP-binding protein, which yields MIKAENLTKRYGAALAVDNISFSMEPGEICGFLGPNGAGKTTTMRIITGFMPPTEGRVMVDGLDVAENPLEVKKRVGYLPESTPLYTEMRVGEYLDFAAEIKGLKGAEKRRQVDEVMESVRIADRRRSLIKSLSKGYKQRVGLAQALLADPKILVLDEPTIGLDPKQIAEIRSLIKELAGKRTVILSTHILPEAQMICSKVMIINKGKVIAADTPQNLSSRFRGGGQTALKIAGPHEQVINAIKAMPEVENVSATVEGDVVSCAITPKGGMNLRKAAVKLVAQMDWELMELSAGGAMSLEDVYLKLVTEEPQAAGVEERAGQ from the coding sequence TTGATAAAGGCGGAGAACCTCACCAAGCGCTACGGGGCGGCCCTGGCGGTGGACAATATATCGTTTTCCATGGAACCGGGGGAAATCTGCGGCTTTTTGGGCCCCAACGGCGCCGGCAAGACCACCACCATGCGCATCATCACAGGATTCATGCCCCCCACGGAAGGGCGGGTGATGGTGGACGGGCTGGACGTGGCGGAAAATCCGCTGGAAGTAAAAAAACGGGTGGGATACCTTCCCGAATCCACCCCGCTGTACACCGAAATGCGCGTGGGGGAATATCTGGACTTCGCCGCCGAGATAAAGGGATTGAAGGGGGCCGAAAAGCGGCGTCAGGTGGACGAGGTGATGGAGTCGGTCCGGATTGCGGACAGGCGCCGCTCGCTCATAAAATCGCTGTCGAAAGGGTACAAGCAACGGGTGGGGCTGGCCCAGGCGTTGCTGGCCGATCCTAAAATACTGGTGCTCGACGAGCCGACCATCGGGCTGGACCCCAAACAGATCGCCGAAATCCGCTCGCTGATAAAAGAGCTTGCTGGCAAACGGACCGTGATCCTTTCCACCCACATCCTCCCCGAAGCGCAGATGATCTGCTCGAAGGTGATGATAATAAACAAAGGCAAAGTCATCGCGGCGGACACGCCTCAAAACCTTTCGTCCAGGTTCCGGGGCGGAGGGCAGACGGCATTGAAGATCGCCGGGCCGCATGAGCAGGTGATAAACGCAATTAAAGCGATGCCGGAGGTTGAAAACGTTTCGGCCACGGTTGAAGGTGATGTGGTCTCCTGCGCCATCACCCCGAAAGGGGGGATGAACCTTCGCAAGGCGGCGGTGAAACTAGTGGCGCAAATGGACTGGGAACTTATGGAGCTGTCGGCGGGAGGGGCGATGTCCCTGGAGGATGTTTATTTGAAGCTTGTGACCGAGGAGCCGCAGGCGGCCGGCGTTGAAGAGAGGGCGGGGCAATGA
- a CDS encoding nucleotide exchange factor GrpE — protein sequence MSEDDKVEVRDKRRIKSVDDTCSDAPEADLERLPTFVDQLNEQMRQNDERLREYIAAHKERMAEVDQLRKRLEADVDNRAKARFGDLISALLPVMDDFDRALDHAKKANADEAILKGMGLLRDGLVKALTVRGLSVTDCAQKPFDPEVAQAVGVVEVEDAALDNIVMEQLTPGYVYEGRVLRPAMVRVGRKA from the coding sequence ATGAGTGAAGACGATAAAGTTGAAGTGCGTGACAAGCGCCGGATAAAATCGGTGGACGACACCTGCTCCGACGCGCCGGAGGCCGACCTTGAACGGCTACCGACATTCGTTGACCAGCTCAACGAACAGATGCGGCAGAACGACGAGCGGCTGCGCGAATATATCGCCGCCCACAAGGAGCGGATGGCGGAGGTGGACCAGCTTCGCAAACGGCTGGAAGCGGACGTGGACAACAGGGCCAAGGCGAGGTTTGGCGACCTGATATCGGCGCTCCTGCCTGTGATGGACGATTTTGACAGGGCGCTCGACCACGCGAAGAAAGCCAACGCAGACGAGGCGATCCTCAAAGGGATGGGCCTTTTGCGCGACGGGCTTGTCAAGGCGCTTACGGTGCGCGGCCTTTCGGTCACCGATTGCGCGCAAAAACCGTTCGACCCGGAGGTGGCGCAGGCGGTGGGGGTGGTGGAGGTGGAGGACGCCGCATTGGACAACATTGTGATGGAACAACTGACGCCCGGATATGTGTACGAAGGGCGCGTGCTGCGGCCGGCGATGGTGCGGGTTGGGAGGAAAGCGTAA
- a CDS encoding GldG family protein: protein MKKRLKKAMGGAAFTIIVMAVVVVINLIGVNHYKRFDLTADQKFSLGKQAAAALAALTDDIKVYAFVKPEKAQETKDALEQFSYAAKKFGYEIVDPDRKPGVAKKYSVADYDTVIVEAASGRRENVHGISEDGIINAIAHVTSSGQKKIYALKGHGERDMADNGKGGWTEAKNALEGAGYIVAALNLFEQGKVPRDADLLIVPGPAKDLQPAEALALESAIKAGKPAFFMADPGRLQNFEKSLAGFGFTLRDDMILDPLSQQLGFDPLVAAVAEFGPHPAVKDMKAVALFPLSRSIQTGKGIDGAKLDIIAATAKQSWGETDAGSIEKGRPEFDPAKDHPGPLTLIATAEWEIGPSKEERKIGEKTRKTRMAVAGDSDFTSNASVNFSGNRDLLIGVVNWLSERDGGAVIKPKSKGFNPVFFTAGQLATVFWITVAAIPLAAAGGGVYVWRRRRK, encoded by the coding sequence ATGAAAAAGCGGCTGAAAAAAGCGATGGGGGGCGCGGCCTTCACAATTATCGTGATGGCGGTTGTGGTGGTGATAAACCTTATCGGGGTGAACCATTACAAAAGGTTCGATTTGACGGCGGATCAGAAATTTTCCCTCGGCAAGCAGGCCGCCGCCGCGCTGGCGGCCCTGACGGACGACATAAAGGTGTACGCCTTCGTAAAGCCGGAAAAGGCGCAGGAGACGAAGGATGCGCTCGAACAGTTTTCGTATGCGGCCAAAAAGTTCGGTTACGAGATCGTGGATCCGGACCGCAAGCCTGGCGTCGCGAAAAAATACAGCGTGGCCGATTATGACACCGTCATCGTGGAGGCCGCCTCCGGCAGGCGCGAGAACGTACATGGAATATCGGAAGACGGGATCATCAACGCCATCGCCCACGTGACTTCCTCCGGGCAGAAAAAAATATACGCGCTCAAGGGGCATGGCGAGCGTGACATGGCCGACAACGGCAAAGGGGGCTGGACGGAGGCGAAAAACGCGCTGGAAGGGGCAGGATACATCGTGGCCGCGCTAAACCTTTTCGAGCAGGGCAAAGTTCCCCGGGACGCCGATCTTTTGATAGTCCCCGGCCCGGCCAAAGACTTGCAACCAGCCGAGGCGCTGGCGCTGGAATCGGCCATAAAGGCCGGGAAACCGGCGTTTTTTATGGCCGATCCGGGCAGGCTGCAAAATTTTGAAAAATCGCTTGCGGGGTTCGGCTTCACCCTGCGCGACGACATGATCCTCGATCCGCTAAGCCAGCAGCTGGGCTTTGATCCGTTGGTGGCGGCGGTGGCGGAGTTCGGGCCGCATCCGGCGGTGAAGGACATGAAAGCTGTGGCGCTGTTCCCCCTTTCGCGCTCTATCCAGACCGGTAAAGGGATAGATGGCGCCAAGCTGGACATCATCGCCGCCACGGCGAAACAAAGCTGGGGGGAGACGGACGCAGGCTCCATCGAAAAAGGGAGGCCGGAATTTGATCCGGCGAAGGATCATCCCGGCCCGTTGACGCTGATAGCCACCGCCGAGTGGGAGATAGGGCCGTCCAAAGAAGAGCGCAAGATCGGCGAGAAAACGCGGAAAACAAGGATGGCCGTGGCGGGCGATTCTGATTTCACATCCAACGCAAGCGTCAACTTCTCCGGCAACCGGGACCTGCTCATCGGCGTGGTCAACTGGCTATCGGAGCGGGATGGCGGCGCCGTCATAAAGCCCAAATCGAAGGGATTCAACCCTGTGTTCTTCACGGCCGGGCAACTGGCCACGGTGTTCTGGATCACGGTGGCGGCGATTCCATTGGCGGCGGCGGGCGGCGGTGTTTACGTCTGGCGAAGAAGGCGCAAATGA
- a CDS encoding class II fructose-bisphosphate aldolase: protein MKVADAKELLASISNCAVAEGGSLKITDPSACQGKAIDKLAYNAVFGQTPEIRGTARWAIKSVGIALGVWSASIQGLYEAMGRGEVKGYTVPAVNIRGMTYDVARALARTAVRNNCGTFIYEIAKSEIEYTFQRPAEYTAVMLAAAIKEGFRGPVFVQGDHFQVNVKKYKADPAKEVETLKKLIAEAVEGGFYNIDIDTSTLVDLSKPDLTGQQRLNFEVGAELTAHVRKHEPAGVTVSVGGEIGEVGEKNSTVEELVAYMDGYNSTLKKYGANLKGISKVSVQTGTTHGGVPLADGTIAKVKLDFDTLEKMSHTAREKYGLSGAVQHGASTLPDDAFHRFPETTTSEVHLATGFQNMVYDSPNLPQPLRDKMYGLLKEKFKAEWKEGQTEEQFIYKTRKKGFGLVKEEIWTLPSEVRATLRGELEAKFDFLFKKLGVVGNRKDVEKYVKPVQIAPSLEKEIASA from the coding sequence ATGAAAGTTGCCGACGCTAAAGAGCTGCTCGCTTCGATATCCAATTGCGCCGTTGCCGAGGGCGGATCGCTGAAGATCACCGATCCATCCGCTTGCCAGGGCAAGGCAATAGACAAACTGGCCTATAACGCCGTTTTCGGCCAGACTCCTGAAATCCGCGGCACTGCCAGATGGGCGATAAAGTCCGTTGGTATCGCGCTGGGTGTGTGGTCGGCCTCCATCCAGGGGCTGTACGAGGCGATGGGGCGCGGCGAAGTGAAGGGATACACCGTCCCGGCCGTCAATATACGCGGCATGACGTATGACGTGGCCAGGGCTCTTGCCCGCACCGCCGTCAGGAACAATTGCGGCACGTTCATATACGAGATCGCCAAGTCGGAGATCGAATACACGTTCCAGCGCCCGGCGGAGTACACGGCTGTGATGCTGGCCGCCGCCATCAAGGAAGGCTTCAGAGGCCCCGTGTTCGTGCAGGGGGACCATTTCCAGGTCAACGTGAAAAAATACAAGGCCGACCCGGCCAAGGAAGTGGAGACCCTCAAGAAACTGATCGCGGAGGCCGTCGAAGGGGGCTTTTACAATATAGATATAGACACATCCACGCTTGTGGACCTGTCAAAGCCGGATTTGACCGGGCAGCAGAGGCTCAACTTCGAGGTGGGGGCGGAGCTGACCGCCCATGTGCGCAAGCATGAACCGGCGGGGGTCACCGTGTCCGTCGGCGGGGAGATAGGCGAAGTGGGGGAGAAAAACTCCACAGTGGAAGAACTTGTGGCGTATATGGACGGATACAATTCGACATTGAAAAAATACGGGGCCAACCTTAAAGGGATAAGCAAAGTGTCGGTGCAGACCGGCACCACCCACGGCGGCGTCCCCCTGGCGGACGGCACCATCGCAAAAGTGAAGCTGGACTTTGACACCCTGGAAAAGATGAGCCATACGGCGCGGGAGAAATACGGCCTTTCCGGCGCCGTGCAGCATGGCGCGTCAACCTTGCCGGACGACGCTTTCCACAGGTTCCCGGAGACCACAACTTCCGAGGTGCATCTTGCCACCGGTTTCCAGAACATGGTGTATGACTCGCCAAACCTTCCCCAGCCGCTCCGGGACAAGATGTACGGGCTGCTCAAGGAAAAGTTCAAGGCGGAGTGGAAAGAAGGGCAGACAGAGGAACAGTTCATTTACAAGACCCGTAAAAAGGGTTTTGGGCTGGTCAAGGAGGAAATCTGGACCTTGCCAAGCGAGGTTCGGGCGACGCTCCGGGGAGAGCTGGAAGCCAAGTTTGACTTCCTTTTCAAGAAATTGGGCGTGGTGGGGAACCGGAAAGACGTTGAAAAATATGTCAAACCGGTCCAGATAGCCCCGTCTCTGGAAAAAGAGATCGCCAGCGCGTAA
- a CDS encoding ABC transporter permease subunit, which produces MNSVIVILKRELRSYFLSPVAYAVMVMFLLISGYFFYSGMVFYGMASFEASRMAQYMGPQELDMASFVLRPLFGNMGVVMLLLAPLVTMRLFSEEMKNGSIELLLTWPVTGLQLTLGKYLAALGLFGAMLSVTFVYTALASIYGPVAWGAVAAAYLGLLLLAASFVALGMFISTLTENQIISAAVSFGSLLMLWVISWTVGSDSGPLAETLRHISILEHMETFAKGVIDTKDLVYYLSFIFLFIFLTLRSLESRSWRA; this is translated from the coding sequence ATGAATAGCGTCATCGTAATCCTCAAGCGCGAACTGCGCTCCTATTTCCTTTCGCCGGTGGCCTATGCGGTGATGGTGATGTTCCTGCTCATATCCGGCTACTTTTTCTATTCCGGTATGGTGTTTTACGGGATGGCCAGCTTTGAAGCCTCCCGCATGGCGCAATACATGGGGCCGCAGGAGCTGGACATGGCCTCGTTCGTCCTCCGGCCGCTGTTCGGCAACATGGGGGTGGTGATGCTGCTGCTGGCCCCGCTCGTCACGATGCGTCTTTTCTCCGAGGAGATGAAAAACGGCTCCATCGAACTTTTGTTGACGTGGCCTGTCACAGGCTTGCAACTCACCCTCGGCAAATATCTGGCGGCCCTCGGGCTATTCGGGGCCATGCTTTCCGTTACCTTCGTGTACACGGCGCTTGCGTCCATCTACGGCCCGGTGGCGTGGGGCGCGGTGGCGGCGGCGTACCTTGGCTTGCTGCTTCTGGCCGCGTCGTTCGTCGCTTTGGGGATGTTCATATCCACCTTGACGGAAAACCAGATAATCTCCGCGGCGGTATCGTTCGGGTCGCTTTTGATGCTGTGGGTGATTTCCTGGACGGTGGGGAGCGATTCGGGCCCATTGGCGGAGACGCTGCGGCACATCTCGATACTGGAGCATATGGAGACTTTCGCCAAGGGGGTGATAGACACGAAGGACCTGGTCTATTACCTTTCGTTCATCTTCCTTTTCATATTCCTGACGCTGCGCTCGCTGGAGTCGCGCTCGTGGAGGGCTTGA